From the Clostridiales bacterium FE2011 genome, one window contains:
- a CDS encoding nucleoside kinase encodes MIIRSMNKEKEFPEGTTVAACLKALDAFPVGTLAAQSGGVVCELNDELRQDCTLIPLTLENEEGRRIYERSLRFVMLLALRHLYPYQRVRIEYSVGYGVFVRLPGVDLHRQDIVRIENEMHRLTDLDLVFEKKRWTKDDAIRYFEEEQQEDKVSLLKHRPAPYFNMYCIDGMWEYFYGAMTVSTGYVKVFTMFELRGGFVLQLPAGSDFEHAAPYIYRPKHLEVFSQSAEWCEILGVTNVSDLSRMIEEKKLRNFIRVNEALHESAINDIARKIHEQNKHIVLVAGPSSSGKTTFSGRLGVHLQMYGHACRRISMDDFFVNRDDMPLQLDGTKDYDSIDALDLKLLSDTLTGLLNGEEVFMPNFDFASGVKDYLTPPTALAPGEIIIMEGIHGLNPLVCDMLPADEIYRVFASALTCLNLDDHNRIRTTDVRLLRRIVRDNQFRGYPPETTLEIWPRVRRAEEKYIFTYQENADSMFNTALHYELPILKLYAFKLLMEVPSDSPNYLLSRRLIKALNYLPDVDEEVLNEIPPLSLLREFIGGCTMEEV; translated from the coding sequence ATGATTATCCGTTCCATGAACAAAGAAAAAGAATTCCCGGAAGGCACTACAGTCGCTGCGTGCCTGAAAGCGCTGGACGCTTTTCCCGTGGGTACGCTTGCCGCCCAGTCCGGCGGCGTGGTCTGCGAGCTGAATGACGAGCTCCGCCAGGACTGTACGCTGATCCCCCTGACCCTGGAAAATGAGGAAGGGCGCCGGATCTATGAGCGTTCCCTGCGTTTTGTGATGCTGCTGGCGCTCCGCCACCTCTATCCCTACCAGCGGGTCAGGATTGAGTACTCCGTCGGCTACGGCGTGTTTGTCCGTCTCCCCGGAGTGGACCTGCACCGCCAGGATATCGTCCGGATCGAAAATGAAATGCACCGGCTGACAGACCTGGATCTCGTTTTTGAAAAGAAACGGTGGACAAAGGATGATGCCATCCGCTACTTCGAAGAGGAGCAGCAGGAGGATAAAGTTTCCCTGCTGAAACATCGTCCCGCTCCCTATTTCAATATGTACTGCATTGACGGCATGTGGGAGTATTTCTACGGTGCCATGACCGTTTCCACCGGTTACGTAAAAGTCTTCACCATGTTTGAGCTCCGCGGCGGTTTCGTGCTGCAGCTCCCGGCCGGTTCTGACTTTGAACACGCGGCGCCCTATATCTACCGTCCGAAGCACCTGGAAGTTTTCAGCCAGAGTGCGGAATGGTGCGAGATCCTGGGGGTCACCAACGTCTCGGACCTGTCCCGGATGATTGAGGAAAAGAAGCTGCGGAATTTCATCCGTGTCAATGAAGCGCTTCATGAATCCGCCATCAACGATATCGCCCGGAAGATCCATGAGCAGAACAAGCACATCGTTCTGGTCGCCGGTCCCTCTTCCAGCGGCAAGACCACCTTCTCCGGCCGTCTCGGCGTACACCTGCAGATGTACGGCCATGCCTGCCGCCGCATCTCCATGGATGACTTCTTTGTCAACCGGGATGATATGCCCCTGCAGCTGGACGGCACCAAGGATTATGACTCCATCGACGCGCTGGACCTGAAGCTCCTCTCCGATACCCTGACCGGGCTGCTGAACGGCGAGGAAGTCTTCATGCCTAACTTCGATTTTGCATCCGGCGTCAAGGATTACCTGACGCCGCCCACCGCCCTCGCTCCCGGCGAAATCATCATCATGGAAGGCATCCACGGCCTGAATCCGCTGGTTTGCGATATGCTCCCCGCGGACGAGATCTACCGGGTCTTCGCCAGCGCCCTGACCTGCCTGAACCTGGATGACCACAACCGGATCCGCACCACAGACGTCCGTCTGCTGCGCCGTATTGTCCGGGACAACCAGTTCCGCGGCTATCCGCCGGAAACCACGCTGGAGATCTGGCCCCGGGTTCGCCGTGCAGAGGAAAAATACATCTTCACCTATCAGGAGAATGCGGACAGCATGTTCAACACCGCGCTCCATTATGAGCTGCCGATCCTGAAGCTGTATGCCTTCAAGCTGCTCATGGAGGTGCCTTCCGATTCCCCGAACTACCTGCTCTCCCGCCGGCTGATCAAGGCCCTGAACTACCTGCCGGATGTGGATGAAGAAGTCCTGAACGAGATTCCGCCGCTTTCCCTGCTGCGTGAATTCATCGGCGGCTGCACCATGGAGGAGGTCTGA
- a CDS encoding transporter substrate-binding domain-containing protein, with protein MKKLLALALALCLVLGASAALADEFKMGIDAEYPPFSYLDDDGSYAGFDVEMCKAACDILGLEQVIVPINWDTKLISLDNKEHDCVWSGMTILDTMKEAGYVLSFPYYDNTQVVLTKEGNGISTVEDLAGKRVAVQLGTSGEALLADPEGQLELAQTFEGGAPVTMENFNICGTELDAGGVDAVVIDLPVAQNLASRFNGFVILDTNLGSEQYGICFRNGDDELCKKFEDAIMKLVEDGTYLSLAQKYGLDENVLCLLNK; from the coding sequence ATGAAGAAACTGCTTGCTCTTGCCCTGGCCCTGTGTCTGGTTCTCGGCGCTTCCGCTGCCCTGGCGGACGAATTCAAAATGGGCATCGACGCGGAATACCCGCCTTTCAGCTATCTGGACGATGACGGCAGCTACGCCGGCTTTGACGTTGAAATGTGCAAGGCAGCCTGCGATATTCTCGGCCTGGAACAGGTGATTGTTCCGATCAACTGGGATACCAAGCTGATCTCCCTGGACAACAAGGAACACGACTGCGTCTGGTCCGGCATGACGATCCTGGACACCATGAAGGAAGCCGGATATGTGCTGTCCTTCCCCTACTATGACAACACCCAGGTTGTGCTGACCAAGGAAGGCAACGGAATCAGCACCGTGGAAGACCTGGCCGGAAAGCGTGTGGCTGTGCAGCTGGGCACCTCCGGCGAAGCCCTGCTGGCCGATCCGGAAGGACAGCTGGAGCTGGCTCAGACCTTTGAAGGCGGCGCTCCCGTGACCATGGAGAACTTCAACATCTGCGGCACCGAGCTGGACGCCGGCGGCGTGGACGCGGTTGTGATCGACTTGCCCGTGGCCCAGAACCTGGCCAGCCGCTTCAACGGCTTCGTGATCCTGGACACCAACCTGGGCAGCGAACAGTACGGCATCTGCTTCCGCAACGGAGACGATGAGCTGTGCAAGAAGTTCGAAGACGCCATCATGAAGCTGGTGGAAGACGGCACTTACCTGAGCCTGGCCCAGAAGTACGGCCTGGATGAGAACGTGCTGTGCCTGCTGAACAAGTAA
- a CDS encoding sugar ABC transporter permease → MHTSRGARLWRRIWASRYLYLMFLPVFLYYVIFRYGPMLGLSIAFKDYNAFLGFDRSPWVGIKYFKQFFNSIYLWRLLRNTLLINLYDLVFNFPAAIILALLLNEVQQRRFKKTVQTITYMPYFISSVVLASMVVQFLSPSSGIVNNLIAALGGERKYFMTQPESFRTIYTIMNLWKNIGWNSIIFLAAISGINGDLYEACRVDGGGHLRQTWHITLPGIAGTIVVLLIMRLGHVLDAGYETILLLQNSANQETSDVIGTYVYRRGLKGGEYSYATAVGMFQSVIGFGMVIFANWLSRRYSDTSLW, encoded by the coding sequence ATGCATACATCCCGCGGCGCGCGGCTCTGGCGCAGGATCTGGGCATCCAGATACCTGTATTTGATGTTTTTGCCTGTCTTTTTATATTACGTCATATTCCGCTACGGGCCTATGCTGGGCCTGTCCATTGCATTTAAGGATTACAATGCGTTCCTTGGATTTGACAGAAGTCCGTGGGTGGGCATCAAATACTTCAAACAGTTTTTCAATTCCATCTATTTATGGAGACTGCTGCGCAACACGCTGCTGATCAATCTGTACGACCTGGTCTTCAATTTCCCGGCGGCGATCATCCTGGCACTGCTGCTGAATGAGGTTCAGCAACGCCGGTTCAAGAAGACGGTACAGACCATCACCTATATGCCGTACTTCATTTCCAGCGTTGTGCTGGCCAGTATGGTGGTGCAGTTCCTGTCTCCCTCCAGCGGCATCGTCAACAACCTGATTGCCGCACTGGGCGGGGAACGGAAATATTTTATGACCCAGCCGGAATCCTTCCGCACGATCTATACAATCATGAACCTGTGGAAGAACATCGGCTGGAACTCCATCATCTTCCTGGCGGCCATCAGCGGAATCAACGGTGACCTGTATGAAGCCTGCCGGGTGGACGGAGGCGGACATCTCCGCCAGACCTGGCACATCACGCTGCCGGGAATCGCGGGGACGATTGTGGTGCTGCTGATCATGCGGCTGGGTCACGTGCTGGACGCCGGCTATGAGACCATCCTGCTTCTGCAGAACAGCGCAAACCAGGAAACCAGCGATGTGATCGGCACCTATGTGTACCGCCGCGGACTCAAGGGCGGCGAGTACAGCTATGCCACGGCTGTGGGTATGTTCCAGAGCGTGATTGGCTTTGGAATGGTCATTTTTGCGAACTGGCTCAGCCGCCGTTACAGTGATACGAGTCTGTGGTGA
- a CDS encoding helix-turn-helix transcriptional regulator has product MIHRAENKTRHRRVQLQMVVLLLLFTLLTTSLTGWIIYDRTSDQVIRDTWQQQEALLRSTVAAVNREIEQVKSFSWQISNDSSVQKYLHLMEETPKDILTKRGIIEKLQQMKAFSNTMADIGIYAEGMDIIITGESSYRAADYYSRIDGITLEKMIGERSVPGTVALGRYAGNGTVSRILSKEPVLVFVSSLPLNAQAGKSYAFFQLNADRLYACLPESDAGTLLLTDGEGIPVIPTDTEDSAAISRQYVQEKQNRIRYNGSEYGVLSMETAAEGLNCTAVIPYSELLKPSLRLRDVVMLVMGICMAIGLVAAVLASRRLYAPLERLLGNVRQLCRSLPDDNRGNEYKMLDDAIHLISAENHELTLSNREVNRLLKNRLLNDWMEGRLKGDAGETLAKVGVELPYGLVRIAVAETAPRDLERLEARTGANTADRIETLAAESDLGLLRVWCARRTDGLILILFNLNGEPSETASVGQWLQVCREQVFGECPCAIGLGGIREKERAAESLVDAMIDLRSGEESREEKHYARLTEYIRKEYMHEISLDSAGEALGMSPSYIGLVFRKVGETSFLKYLTDIRMAETKRLLKETDLTLREIGERVGIENQNTLIRTFKKATGVTPGQYRVSNQAMHSQNG; this is encoded by the coding sequence ATGATACACAGAGCGGAAAACAAAACACGCCATCGCAGGGTTCAGCTGCAGATGGTTGTTTTGCTTTTGCTCTTTACGCTGCTGACGACCTCGCTGACGGGATGGATTATCTATGACCGGACTTCGGACCAGGTGATCCGGGATACCTGGCAGCAACAGGAGGCGCTGCTCCGCAGTACCGTGGCAGCGGTGAACCGGGAGATTGAGCAGGTGAAGTCTTTCTCCTGGCAGATCAGCAATGACAGCAGCGTGCAGAAGTACCTGCACCTGATGGAGGAAACACCGAAGGATATCCTGACCAAACGGGGCATCATTGAAAAACTGCAGCAGATGAAGGCCTTCAGCAACACCATGGCGGATATCGGTATTTACGCGGAAGGCATGGACATCATTATTACCGGGGAGAGCAGCTATCGGGCGGCAGACTATTACAGCCGGATCGACGGCATTACACTGGAGAAGATGATCGGAGAGCGTTCCGTACCGGGCACGGTGGCGCTGGGCCGCTATGCGGGGAACGGGACGGTCAGCCGGATCCTGAGCAAGGAACCGGTGCTGGTCTTTGTCAGCAGCCTGCCGCTGAACGCACAGGCCGGGAAAAGCTATGCTTTCTTCCAGCTGAATGCGGACAGGCTGTATGCCTGCCTGCCGGAAAGCGACGCCGGGACGCTGCTGCTGACGGACGGGGAAGGCATCCCGGTGATCCCGACGGACACAGAAGACAGCGCCGCAATCAGCCGGCAGTATGTACAGGAAAAACAAAACCGGATTCGCTATAACGGCAGCGAATACGGTGTGCTGAGCATGGAAACGGCCGCTGAGGGGCTGAACTGTACCGCTGTCATTCCTTACAGTGAACTGCTGAAACCCAGCCTGCGCCTGCGGGATGTGGTGATGCTGGTGATGGGCATTTGCATGGCGATCGGCCTTGTGGCGGCTGTGCTTGCCTCCAGGCGCCTGTATGCGCCGCTGGAGAGACTGCTGGGTAACGTCCGGCAACTGTGCCGCAGCTTGCCGGATGACAACCGGGGAAATGAATATAAGATGCTGGACGACGCCATCCACCTGATTTCGGCGGAAAACCATGAACTGACGCTTTCCAACCGGGAAGTGAACCGGCTGCTGAAGAACCGGCTGCTGAACGACTGGATGGAAGGCCGCCTGAAGGGAGACGCTGGCGAAACGCTGGCCAAGGTCGGTGTGGAACTGCCCTATGGGCTGGTGCGGATTGCCGTGGCTGAAACAGCGCCGCGGGACCTGGAACGACTGGAAGCACGGACGGGAGCAAATACGGCGGATCGTATTGAAACCCTGGCAGCAGAATCCGACCTGGGATTGCTGCGGGTCTGGTGTGCCAGACGGACGGACGGACTGATCCTGATCCTGTTCAACCTGAACGGAGAGCCGTCCGAAACCGCGTCGGTCGGGCAATGGCTGCAAGTCTGCCGTGAACAGGTGTTCGGGGAGTGCCCCTGTGCCATCGGCCTGGGCGGAATCCGCGAAAAAGAACGAGCGGCAGAATCGCTTGTGGATGCGATGATCGACCTGCGCAGCGGCGAGGAAAGCCGGGAAGAGAAGCATTACGCGCGGCTGACTGAATACATCCGGAAGGAATACATGCATGAAATCTCCCTGGACAGTGCAGGGGAAGCCCTGGGCATGTCGCCCAGCTACATCGGTCTTGTATTCCGGAAGGTGGGGGAGACCAGTTTCCTGAAATACCTGACAGATATCCGGATGGCAGAGACAAAACGACTGCTGAAGGAAACGGATCTGACGCTGCGGGAAATCGGTGAAAGAGTCGGAATAGAGAACCAGAATACGCTGATCCGCACGTTTAAAAAGGCCACGGGCGTTACGCCGGGACAGTACAGAGTGTCAAATCAGGCGATGCATTCGCAGAATGGATGA
- a CDS encoding amino acid ABC transporter ATP-binding protein, with product MTMSKLLEINHCRKQFGSTEVLTDLSISVEEGQVLSIIGPSGSGKSTLLRCATLLETMDGGDLIYLGNYAARDVNGKAVYAAPAELQKIRGMFGLVFQNFNLFPHYSVLKNVMEAPMLVQKRQEKEVREEAMALLEQMGLSDKADAYPYQLSGGQQQRVSIARALAMNPKILFFDEPTSALDPELTGEILKVIRKLAEKKMTMVIVTHEMSFARDVSDWVVFMNGGVIVEQGDPRDVIDNPTHERTIQFLRRLQEK from the coding sequence ATGACGATGAGCAAGCTTCTTGAGATTAATCATTGCAGGAAACAGTTCGGCAGCACGGAGGTGCTGACGGACCTGAGCATATCAGTGGAAGAGGGACAGGTGCTGTCCATCATCGGCCCCAGCGGCAGCGGAAAATCCACGCTGCTGCGCTGTGCCACGCTCCTGGAAACCATGGACGGCGGCGACCTGATCTACCTGGGCAACTATGCCGCGCGGGACGTAAACGGAAAAGCGGTTTACGCGGCGCCGGCTGAGCTGCAGAAGATCCGGGGCATGTTCGGCCTGGTGTTCCAGAACTTCAATCTTTTCCCGCACTATTCCGTGCTGAAAAACGTGATGGAAGCACCGATGCTGGTGCAGAAGCGGCAGGAAAAGGAAGTCCGGGAAGAGGCCATGGCCCTGCTGGAGCAGATGGGCCTTTCAGACAAGGCGGACGCCTATCCCTATCAGCTGTCCGGCGGACAGCAGCAGCGGGTTTCCATTGCCCGGGCGCTAGCCATGAACCCGAAGATCCTGTTCTTTGACGAGCCGACTTCCGCCCTGGATCCGGAACTGACGGGTGAAATCCTGAAGGTGATCCGGAAGCTGGCGGAGAAGAAGATGACCATGGTCATTGTGACCCATGAAATGAGCTTTGCCCGGGACGTTTCAGACTGGGTGGTGTTCATGAACGGCGGCGTGATTGTGGAACAGGGAGATCCGCGGGACGTGATTGACAATCCGACCCATGAGCGGACGATTCAGTTCCTGAGGAGACTGCAGGAGAAATGA
- a CDS encoding exonuclease domain-containing protein yields MTYIILDLEWNQPISYQSRTYREVGDKLIFEMIQIGAVKLDADLNPADSISIPIAPTHYLRIHPRIRRMTGLDSETLAGAPAFREALEQFTSWCGEDYTLLTWGIDDVSVLYQNIHFFHCEDIPLPPLCDIQQLFSQEHKLKDRAGLKAAMELMNIEPDENMAFHNALNDAWYTALVFRTLPDPSAVLNYARQPKELIHGRRSVREKTPGEIFDSVREALASESAIHPTCPRCGRVLALDGEYIKQSADKYIAIAKCKNHGRILIRLHFRIDDDGKKIMTRATAPATHANVAYVHTKQLQMQQRLEKYLAEHGSLPDPDEELLNADVSSMPFD; encoded by the coding sequence ATGACCTACATCATCCTTGACCTTGAATGGAACCAGCCCATCTCCTATCAGAGCCGCACCTACCGTGAAGTCGGTGACAAGCTGATTTTCGAGATGATCCAGATCGGCGCAGTGAAACTGGACGCTGACCTGAACCCCGCTGACTCCATTTCCATCCCGATCGCGCCGACCCACTATCTCCGGATCCATCCCCGCATCCGCCGGATGACCGGCCTGGATTCGGAAACCCTGGCCGGAGCGCCTGCGTTCCGGGAAGCGCTGGAGCAGTTCACCTCCTGGTGCGGTGAGGACTATACCCTGCTCACCTGGGGAATTGACGACGTCAGCGTCCTGTATCAGAACATTCATTTCTTCCACTGCGAAGATATTCCGCTGCCGCCCCTGTGCGACATCCAGCAGCTCTTCAGCCAGGAGCATAAGCTGAAGGACCGTGCCGGCCTGAAAGCCGCCATGGAGCTGATGAATATTGAGCCGGATGAAAACATGGCTTTCCATAACGCGCTGAACGACGCCTGGTATACGGCACTGGTATTCCGTACCCTGCCCGATCCCTCCGCTGTGCTGAATTATGCCCGCCAGCCGAAGGAACTGATCCACGGCCGGCGTTCCGTCCGTGAAAAGACTCCCGGCGAAATCTTCGATTCTGTCCGGGAAGCATTGGCAAGCGAGTCTGCGATTCATCCTACCTGCCCGCGCTGCGGAAGGGTTCTGGCCCTCGATGGCGAATATATTAAACAGAGCGCTGATAAGTACATTGCCATTGCCAAGTGTAAAAACCATGGCCGGATCCTGATCCGCCTGCATTTCCGTATTGATGACGATGGCAAAAAGATCATGACCCGTGCCACCGCCCCGGCCACCCATGCCAATGTGGCCTATGTGCATACCAAGCAGCTTCAGATGCAGCAGCGCCTGGAAAAATACCTGGCGGAGCATGGCTCCCTGCCCGATCCGGATGAGGAACTGCTGAACGCGGACGTATCCAGCATGCCCTTCGATTAA
- a CDS encoding NAD(P)/FAD-dependent oxidoreductase has product MAEILVIGGGAAGMMAAVFAAKAGANVTLLEKNEKLGKKVYITGKGRCNLTNDCDLDEFLSQVSRNPRFLYSALSFFSSRDMISLMEENGCPVTVQRGKRVFPASEKASDVTKALAGLLRKLNVRIRLNADVRSLRTENGRISGAVLADETFLPADAVILACGGLSYPSTGSTGDGFRFAEALGHTVVLASPVLVGLETEETWPKELQGLSLRNVTLNLTSGKKTLYSELGEMLFTHFGISGPLALEASCHLPDPAKGARLSIDLKPGLTREQLDARLRRDFSEAGKKQLKSVLPGLLPASLAEIFPRLCGISPVLPCNQITAAQRETLLTTLKALPLTVKAPRPIAEAIVTRGGVSVKEIEPGTMRSKLIPNLYFAGEMIDVDAHTGGFNLQIAWSTGALAGASAGQAISLGSEGSGDPVSHLTQSKAT; this is encoded by the coding sequence ATGGCTGAAATACTGGTCATCGGTGGCGGCGCAGCCGGCATGATGGCTGCTGTGTTTGCCGCCAAAGCAGGGGCAAATGTGACCCTGCTCGAAAAGAACGAAAAACTCGGAAAGAAAGTCTATATCACCGGCAAAGGCCGCTGCAACCTGACCAACGACTGCGACCTGGACGAGTTCCTGTCCCAGGTTTCCCGCAATCCGCGGTTTCTTTACAGCGCGCTGAGTTTTTTTTCGTCCCGGGATATGATATCCCTGATGGAGGAAAACGGCTGCCCTGTCACCGTGCAGCGCGGAAAGCGGGTCTTCCCTGCTTCTGAAAAAGCCAGTGATGTCACAAAAGCCCTGGCCGGCCTGCTCCGGAAGCTGAATGTCCGGATCCGCCTGAATGCCGATGTCCGCAGTCTCAGAACGGAAAACGGCAGGATCTCAGGCGCGGTGCTGGCGGACGAAACCTTTCTTCCCGCTGACGCGGTCATTCTGGCCTGCGGCGGCCTGAGCTATCCCTCCACCGGTTCCACCGGCGACGGATTCCGCTTTGCCGAAGCGCTGGGACACACCGTAGTCCTCGCCTCCCCTGTCCTTGTCGGTCTGGAGACAGAAGAAACCTGGCCGAAGGAACTCCAGGGGCTCAGCCTCCGGAATGTCACGCTGAATCTGACTTCCGGCAAAAAAACGCTTTATTCCGAACTGGGAGAAATGCTTTTCACCCACTTCGGGATCTCCGGCCCTCTGGCGCTGGAAGCCAGCTGCCACCTGCCGGATCCTGCCAAAGGCGCCCGCCTGTCCATTGACCTGAAGCCGGGTCTCACCCGGGAACAGCTGGATGCCCGTCTTCGCCGGGACTTTTCAGAAGCCGGTAAAAAGCAGCTGAAGAGCGTCCTGCCGGGCCTGCTGCCCGCCAGCCTTGCGGAAATCTTCCCCAGGCTCTGCGGGATCTCCCCGGTTCTACCCTGCAACCAGATCACTGCTGCCCAGCGGGAAACCCTGCTCACCACGCTCAAAGCCCTGCCGCTGACCGTAAAGGCTCCCCGGCCCATTGCCGAAGCCATCGTCACCCGCGGCGGTGTAAGCGTGAAGGAAATCGAGCCCGGCACCATGCGCAGCAAACTGATCCCCAACCTGTACTTCGCCGGCGAAATGATCGACGTCGACGCCCATACAGGAGGATTTAACTTACAGATTGCCTGGAGTACAGGCGCTCTCGCAGGAGCGTCTGCAGGACAGGCAATCAGCTTGGGGAGCGAAGGAAGCGGTGACCCTGTGAGTCATTTGACGCAGTCAAAAGCGACCTGA
- a CDS encoding carbohydrate ABC transporter permease yields the protein MELTRRHTGIRVSPGRRAFVIINTIVLLLVSAIMLYPAIYVIAASFSEETAILRGDVFLIPVRAHVKAYQKVFVYPMLWQSYRNTLIYTFLGTAINLVLTVFGAWALSQKKMVGRRFLTLMCTFTMFFGGGMIPTFLVVKGLGLLNTIWAILLPGAVSTYNMILMRTFFRQIPESLVEAAELDGCRDFGVLFRIVLPLSLASLMTIGMFYAVGHWNSYFPAVMYLTTNKELNPLQIILRQVVLLNEIVENASSTENVMAEGIKYATIVVAMLPMLCIYPFVQRYFVKGVMVGSVKE from the coding sequence ATGGAACTTACGCGCAGACATACCGGAATCCGGGTATCCCCCGGCCGCAGGGCCTTTGTGATCATCAATACCATTGTCCTGCTGCTGGTCAGTGCCATTATGCTGTATCCTGCCATCTATGTGATTGCGGCATCTTTTTCCGAGGAGACGGCAATCCTCCGGGGAGACGTTTTCCTCATCCCTGTGCGGGCACATGTGAAGGCCTATCAGAAAGTTTTTGTATATCCGATGCTGTGGCAGAGCTACAGAAACACCCTGATCTATACTTTCCTGGGCACGGCCATTAACCTGGTGCTGACGGTATTCGGCGCATGGGCGCTGAGCCAGAAGAAAATGGTGGGACGCCGCTTCCTGACCCTGATGTGCACCTTCACCATGTTCTTCGGCGGAGGCATGATTCCCACATTCCTGGTGGTCAAAGGCCTGGGACTGCTGAATACAATCTGGGCGATTCTGCTGCCAGGCGCAGTGAGTACCTATAACATGATCCTGATGCGTACCTTCTTCCGCCAGATTCCGGAGAGCCTGGTGGAGGCGGCGGAGCTGGACGGGTGCCGGGATTTCGGCGTGCTGTTCCGGATTGTATTGCCCCTGAGCCTGGCCAGCCTGATGACCATCGGAATGTTCTATGCCGTAGGACACTGGAACAGCTATTTCCCGGCGGTGATGTACCTGACAACAAACAAGGAACTGAATCCGCTGCAGATTATTCTCCGCCAGGTGGTGCTGCTGAACGAGATTGTGGAGAATGCCAGCAGTACGGAAAACGTGATGGCGGAGGGAATCAAGTATGCCACGATCGTGGTGGCCATGCTGCCGATGCTGTGCATCTATCCCTTTGTGCAGCGGTATTTTGTCAAGGGCGTTATGGTAGGCTCCGTGAAGGAGTAA
- a CDS encoding amino acid ABC transporter permease has product MTILTMITKMSEGLGRTCAIFFLTLLFSLPLGLIVSLLRMSRNKVVSSIMKVYISVLRGTPLMLQLLAVTYGPYYLFGINVSREKLIPVVIAFSLNYAAYFAEIYRGGIESMSLGQYEAAEVLGYTKFQCFIRIILPQVIKRILPSVTNEIVTLVKDTSMAFTVAYQEMFTIGKQIANSQTSFMPFVIAGVFYFLFNAIVGWVMGRFEKKLSYYR; this is encoded by the coding sequence ATGACGATCCTGACGATGATCACCAAGATGAGCGAGGGCCTGGGAAGAACCTGTGCAATCTTCTTCCTGACGCTCCTTTTTTCGCTGCCGCTGGGACTGATTGTGTCCCTGCTGCGCATGAGCAGGAACAAGGTGGTTTCCTCCATCATGAAGGTATACATTTCCGTGCTTCGCGGAACACCGCTGATGCTGCAGCTGCTGGCAGTGACCTATGGCCCTTACTACCTTTTCGGGATCAACGTTTCCCGGGAAAAGCTGATCCCGGTGGTGATTGCCTTTTCCCTGAACTATGCGGCATACTTCGCGGAGATCTACCGCGGCGGCATTGAGTCCATGAGCCTGGGCCAGTATGAAGCGGCGGAGGTGCTGGGATACACGAAATTCCAGTGCTTCATCAGGATTATCCTGCCACAGGTGATCAAGCGGATCCTGCCCTCGGTGACCAACGAGATTGTAACCCTGGTGAAGGACACCTCCATGGCGTTTACCGTGGCCTATCAGGAGATGTTCACCATCGGCAAGCAGATCGCGAATTCCCAGACCAGTTTCATGCCCTTTGTGATCGCAGGTGTGTTCTATTTCCTGTTCAACGCAATCGTGGGCTGGGTCATGGGACGGTTTGAGAAGAAACTGAGTTATTACAGGTGA